In Streptomyces sp. 840.1, one DNA window encodes the following:
- a CDS encoding MarR family winged helix-turn-helix transcriptional regulator, whose product MKDVKQETLTGTTAFRLGTLGAITAELFAERLAVHELKPKHAGLLALLASGAAASQQDIARTMRVTPSLVVGLADHLEELGAVGRERDPADRRRQILTLTDRGRELLALCTQTADAIDEELTAGLDDTFRANLRQTLAVLAARAGLPG is encoded by the coding sequence GTGAAGGATGTCAAGCAGGAAACGCTCACCGGCACCACGGCCTTCCGGCTCGGCACGCTCGGCGCGATCACCGCCGAACTGTTCGCCGAGCGGCTCGCCGTCCACGAGCTGAAGCCCAAGCACGCCGGGCTGCTCGCTCTGCTGGCCAGTGGCGCGGCGGCCTCGCAGCAGGACATCGCCCGCACGATGCGGGTGACGCCGAGCCTGGTGGTCGGCCTCGCCGATCACCTGGAGGAGCTGGGCGCGGTCGGCCGGGAGCGCGACCCCGCCGACCGCCGCCGCCAGATCCTCACCCTCACCGACCGGGGCCGCGAACTGCTCGCCCTCTGTACGCAGACGGCGGACGCCATCGACGAGGAGCTGACGGCCGGGCTCGACGACACCTTCCGCGCGAACCTGCGCCAGACCCTCGCCGTACTGGCCGCGCGGGCGGGGCTGCCCGGATAG
- a CDS encoding IS481 family transposase: MSHRNARLTVFGRRLLVERVTSGRPVAHVAAEMGISRATAHKWVRRWRAEGEAGLADRSSRPGTTPHRTPAAIEARVCDLRRSRKLGPARIGPVLGLPASTVHRILTRHGLNRLAWMDRPTGSVIRRYERERPGELVHVDVKKLGRIPDGGGHKVLGRQAGRATRSNMGFDYLHSAVDDHSRLAYTEIHGDERVATCAAFLTRAAAFFADLGITRIERVLTDNAWAYRKGLAWKQALGDIGATGKLTRPYRPQTNGKVERFNRTLADEWAYLRPYTSNDERTAALADFLHTYNHHRCHTALGGQPPISRVNNAAGQYT, translated from the coding sequence GTGTCCCACCGTAATGCCCGGCTGACGGTCTTCGGGAGGCGTCTGCTGGTCGAACGAGTCACGTCCGGCCGTCCCGTCGCCCATGTCGCTGCCGAGATGGGCATCTCGAGGGCGACCGCCCATAAGTGGGTGCGGCGGTGGCGGGCCGAGGGCGAGGCGGGCCTGGCCGACCGCTCCAGCAGGCCAGGGACGACACCGCACCGCACTCCGGCCGCGATCGAGGCCCGCGTCTGCGACCTGCGCCGGTCCCGCAAACTCGGACCCGCACGGATCGGCCCGGTCCTCGGCCTTCCCGCCTCAACCGTCCACCGGATCCTGACCCGTCACGGACTGAACCGCCTCGCCTGGATGGACCGGCCAACCGGCTCGGTGATCCGCCGCTACGAACGCGAGCGTCCCGGTGAGCTCGTCCACGTCGACGTCAAGAAACTGGGCCGGATACCCGACGGCGGCGGCCACAAGGTCCTGGGCCGCCAGGCCGGCCGCGCCACCCGCAGCAACATGGGCTTCGACTACCTCCACTCCGCGGTCGACGACCACTCCCGCCTCGCCTACACGGAAATCCATGGCGACGAGAGGGTCGCGACCTGCGCAGCCTTCCTGACCCGGGCCGCCGCGTTCTTCGCCGACCTGGGCATCACCCGGATCGAACGCGTGCTGACGGACAACGCCTGGGCCTACCGCAAGGGGCTGGCCTGGAAACAGGCCTTGGGCGACATCGGCGCGACCGGCAAACTCACCCGCCCCTACCGACCACAGACCAACGGCAAAGTCGAACGCTTCAACCGCACCCTCGCCGACGAGTGGGCCTACCTGCGGCCCTACACCTCCAACGACGAGCGAACAGCCGCCCTGGCAGACTTCCTCCACACCTACAACCACCACCGCTGCCACACCGCCCTCGGAGGCCAGCCCCCGATCAGCCGTGTCAACAACGCTGCGGGTCAATACACCTAA
- a CDS encoding immunity 49 family protein has product MTIKEVTRHAVAEQRIEQALEDMWGRAFGRWHDMRYGDMPLRRGLRELGEELADHVAARTVPDPALRTPDSRTALITAAECAMGVLSLACFPDGDFSVSLPLVMETLSSEELDYEETGEPTNPVTSARTWTEAFAWCVISGLIWDRNRVIGPLLREDYAPAIGDGVPYSKRRSVSDPADIAEMDALCGYLTVVQGHYPGVLAGPVPLGKPDTAERARTAEQFDTAGTLTPDQRLLRVLLDDDQAAFEQALQERLVAHRESVGSDPAARSLLPVGAATLASLACQAHGWELGTRSAYLPETLVSVAQQ; this is encoded by the coding sequence ATGACGATCAAGGAAGTGACACGTCACGCAGTCGCCGAACAGCGGATCGAGCAGGCCCTTGAGGACATGTGGGGTCGGGCCTTCGGCCGGTGGCACGACATGCGCTACGGCGACATGCCGCTGCGCCGCGGGCTCAGGGAACTCGGCGAGGAGTTGGCCGACCACGTCGCCGCGCGTACTGTGCCTGACCCCGCCCTGCGTACGCCCGACTCGCGCACCGCACTGATCACAGCCGCTGAGTGCGCCATGGGCGTGCTGAGCCTCGCATGCTTTCCCGACGGTGACTTTTCGGTATCCCTCCCGCTCGTGATGGAGACGCTCAGCAGCGAGGAGCTGGACTACGAGGAGACGGGGGAGCCGACCAACCCGGTGACCTCGGCGCGGACGTGGACGGAAGCGTTCGCATGGTGCGTGATCAGCGGACTGATATGGGATCGGAACCGGGTCATTGGCCCTCTGCTGCGCGAGGACTATGCACCCGCCATCGGTGACGGCGTTCCGTACTCGAAGCGGAGGTCGGTGTCCGACCCGGCCGACATCGCAGAGATGGACGCGTTGTGCGGCTACCTGACCGTCGTCCAGGGGCACTATCCCGGCGTACTCGCCGGCCCGGTGCCGCTCGGTAAGCCGGACACCGCCGAGAGGGCGCGTACGGCCGAGCAGTTCGATACGGCCGGGACGCTGACGCCGGACCAGCGGCTGTTGCGCGTCCTGCTCGACGACGACCAGGCCGCGTTCGAGCAGGCCCTTCAGGAACGACTCGTGGCGCATCGCGAGAGCGTCGGATCCGACCCGGCGGCCAGGAGCCTGCTGCCCGTGGGGGCCGCCACGCTGGCCAGCCTCGCCTGTCAGGCGCACGGCTGGGAGTTGGGCACCCGGTCCGCCTATCTGCCTGAAACGCTGGTGAGCGTCGCGCAGCAGTAA
- a CDS encoding MurR/RpiR family transcriptional regulator gives MSGSSPAARLQQLFEGRRLTPTQRRIAHSMVRRAGDAPFLSSVELAELAGVSQPSVTRFAVALGFDGYPALRRHLREVSPSGSAAGDGDDTYNEYQQAVLGEIENLRHLAELLADPGPVERAGRLLAASRPLPVLGLRAASSQARGFGYFAAKVHPDVRVLDEGGSMLHDRIDAARRAGATALICFALPRHPREVVDALAYAREQGLTVVSVADSAFAPVAAHSDLLIPAAVGTGLAFDTACAPMLLGRVLLESMCDALPDAQARLEEFDARAAARSLFVE, from the coding sequence ATGAGCGGGAGCAGCCCGGCCGCCAGGTTGCAGCAGCTGTTCGAGGGGCGCAGGCTCACCCCCACCCAGCGGCGCATCGCGCACTCGATGGTGCGCAGGGCCGGGGACGCGCCGTTCCTGTCCAGCGTCGAACTGGCCGAACTGGCCGGAGTGAGCCAGCCCTCCGTCACCCGGTTCGCCGTGGCGCTGGGCTTCGACGGCTACCCCGCGCTGCGCAGACACCTGCGCGAGGTCTCCCCGTCCGGGTCCGCCGCGGGAGACGGGGACGACACGTACAACGAGTACCAGCAGGCGGTGCTCGGCGAGATCGAGAACCTGCGTCACCTCGCGGAGCTGCTCGCGGACCCGGGCCCCGTCGAGCGGGCCGGGCGACTGCTCGCCGCCTCGCGCCCGCTGCCCGTGCTCGGGCTGCGCGCCGCATCCTCGCAGGCCCGGGGCTTCGGGTACTTCGCCGCCAAGGTCCACCCCGATGTCCGGGTGCTCGACGAGGGCGGCAGCATGCTGCACGACCGGATCGACGCCGCCCGCCGGGCCGGGGCCACCGCACTGATCTGCTTCGCGCTGCCGCGCCACCCCCGGGAGGTCGTGGACGCGCTCGCGTACGCGCGGGAGCAGGGGCTGACCGTGGTGTCGGTCGCGGACTCCGCGTTCGCCCCGGTGGCCGCCCACAGCGATCTGCTGATCCCGGCCGCCGTCGGGACCGGGCTCGCCTTCGACACGGCGTGCGCGCCGATGCTGCTCGGGCGGGTGCTCCTGGAGTCGATGTGCGACGCCCTGCCGGACGCACAGGCGCGCCTGGAGGAGTTCGACGCGAGGGCGGCGGCGCGGAGCCTCTTCGTGGAGTGA
- a CDS encoding roadblock/LC7 domain-containing protein, protein MVPEAEVRDVLAELQRLRARVPLLAGALAASTDGLVLAHDTPGVEAEGVAALTAAALGVSIRMTEATGRGGFRELLVRGETGYIAAYAAGSSAVLTLLAEDRINVGRLHLEGRRAGARIGRLVDDALERTPQQPAPGARSPAPRPPQQPGPLPHRST, encoded by the coding sequence ATGGTGCCCGAGGCCGAAGTGCGTGACGTCCTGGCCGAACTCCAGCGGCTGCGGGCGCGGGTACCGCTTCTCGCCGGCGCCCTCGCGGCCAGCACCGACGGCCTCGTTCTCGCCCATGACACCCCGGGGGTGGAGGCCGAGGGCGTCGCCGCACTGACCGCGGCCGCGCTCGGCGTCTCGATCCGGATGACGGAGGCGACCGGCCGGGGCGGCTTCCGGGAACTCCTCGTCCGGGGCGAGACGGGCTACATCGCGGCGTACGCCGCAGGGTCGTCGGCCGTCCTGACCCTGCTGGCCGAGGACCGGATCAACGTCGGCAGGCTCCATCTGGAGGGCCGCCGTGCCGGTGCCAGGATCGGCCGTCTCGTCGACGACGCGCTGGAACGCACCCCGCAGCAGCCCGCTCCCGGCGCGCGCTCACCCGCGCCGCGCCCCCCGCAGCAGCCCGGTCCGCTGCCCCACCGCTCGACATGA
- a CDS encoding transcriptional regulator, whose protein sequence is MTTAPAPAPSPAAALSPMLQRLAAERATGALMRDRGTLYLADGEVVHAESPATPGIDVLLTRGGALHRDGWWDAVAQAGAHRRVGRYLVDSGRVAGGALELCHLGALYDAAFFALAPTRTPARFRYGVAHWIGPVRPVPVHAVQRETLRRRELLDRIWPEAAGDSAPLLRTGRPVDAPVPPRQQRVLEQVDGVRTATDIAQELGRSAFHTLVDLRRLAASGLVEAAGPQPTGPAASASPRIELPEVTADPDVALLRRLRDALEAL, encoded by the coding sequence ATGACGACCGCCCCCGCGCCCGCCCCCTCCCCCGCCGCCGCGCTCTCGCCGATGCTTCAGCGCCTCGCGGCCGAACGGGCCACCGGCGCCCTGATGCGCGACCGGGGCACCCTCTACCTCGCGGACGGCGAGGTGGTGCACGCCGAGAGCCCGGCCACGCCCGGGATCGACGTCCTGCTCACCCGGGGCGGCGCGCTGCACCGCGACGGCTGGTGGGACGCGGTCGCCCAGGCGGGCGCCCACCGGCGGGTGGGCCGCTACCTCGTGGACAGCGGCCGGGTGGCGGGCGGCGCGCTGGAGCTGTGCCACCTGGGGGCGTTGTACGACGCGGCGTTCTTCGCCCTCGCCCCGACCCGGACCCCGGCCCGCTTCCGTTACGGGGTCGCCCACTGGATCGGCCCGGTCCGCCCGGTGCCCGTGCACGCCGTGCAGCGCGAGACGCTGCGGCGCCGGGAGCTGCTGGACCGGATCTGGCCCGAGGCGGCGGGCGACAGCGCCCCGCTGTTACGGACCGGCCGCCCGGTCGACGCCCCCGTGCCGCCGCGCCAGCAGCGGGTGCTGGAGCAGGTGGACGGGGTGCGCACCGCGACGGACATCGCCCAGGAGCTGGGCCGCTCGGCGTTCCACACCCTGGTCGACCTGCGCCGGCTGGCCGCCTCCGGACTGGTGGAGGCGGCCGGCCCGCAGCCGACGGGTCCGGCCGCCTCCGCGAGCCCCCGGATCGAGCTGCCCGAGGTCACGGCCGACCCCGACGTCGCCCTGTTGCGCCGGCTCCGAGACGCATTGGAGGCCCTGTGA